From the genome of Oryza glaberrima chromosome 1, OglaRS2, whole genome shotgun sequence:
gcatatgaaaagaaaagaacggGAATAATACTTACTGAAACAAGATTCTCATAGACACCAAGGTCATAGGGATGGTGGTATAGATTTCCAGCCTTTTCTGCCAACCACATTGCCCTAACTCCTTCATGGTACTGCAAACGGCCAACATACTCAACATTACAATTCCACAAACAATAAATCCCTAAACACCAAGGGGATTCAATTTCTCAAACCTCAATAGTAGTTTTATTATGAAAGATGAGATACACATGCCAACCCAAAAGAATGGACAATGCCAAAGCTAGTGGACACAAAAATACCCCACAAATGATCTGCACATTTGAAACATATTATTCACTTAGCATATTATACAAGGTCATATTATACAGCATGACTGAAACAGCCCTTCTGAGGTACTTACAATTGATGTTCTAGAAGAATCACTGCCTAATTGTTCATTCTTAGGCAAACTGTGCACAGCACCTCCTATAACCAGAACCTGTTATAAATGTTAATCCTCACATTCTTAATTTCCTAACAAGGAATAGCTGCTAAAATAAACCAAGGATATTGAAGTACCAGTGAATATAAGCTTGCTACTACAGCATACAGCACAAAGACTAGGAAAATCTTGTAGTTTTCATGTCCAACACAATTGTTAATCCATATACAGTGATGGTCCtgcatatattaaaaaaagggaaTAATGCAAATTGGAACTACAAAATAGAAAACATTGAACTCAACACTATTACTACAAGTCAGCACCATTCTTAGAACACATCTCTTGCAGACACGACAATGATGAGCACGGGGAGGCTTATAATGGGAACATTTCTGACAATATCTCAAATCGCCACCCTGCAATGACAGGCATGCAGAAATAAGCAGGCAAAACACATAAAGAATATGTGATGAGAAATAATTCCAGTACTAACAATAATGTATATAAGTGTAATGTTCCAAAGAGACCCATGGCTTTTCATTatagagcaaaaaaaaaaagctttccTTTTCAAAACCTTTTTCTTTACACAAAATGCCCAATTGGTGTGTTCGTGCGCTAAATGCATGTGAAATCTGACCAGAATAATCATCAATGTTTCATTTGAAACTACTGGAAACAAAAGAATATCTTCTAATGCAAGAACATACGAGCGCAACAAGTCAACAACCAGTAAGTCTACTGAAGACAGGACTAGAATACGCCTTAATGGTTCAACAAGACTAACTGATAGCAACATAATTATAGCCAATGAAACCTTAGTAACAAGCAAAAGCAAAGCAGATTGAATGCAATACATTATCTTTATGCAGGCACCTATTGTTTAAACGCCCCAAATGATGTAAAGCCCTTACACAATGCCAAATAGGAAATAAATAATACTATCAGCTGAGCTACCATAAGCtcagaaaataattaatgatAATTGGTAACTATCCAGCTTCCTCATCAACCATCATTATGTATTTAATGTGTGCAATAGATCCCAAAACATTAATTTTCGAAATCTATTGCACACATTAAATACATAATGCAAACCTTCCAATTCACCAACCAAGCACTCGGCATGCAAGACTAGACCTAAGATTCGTACTTAGATCCAAGACTATATAATCCATAATACAAAGGCCCTCATCTCGCAATATGTGCATTCTTAGCAGAAGTACACCCCGTAAGTTCAAATATGGATCATAACAGTATGTGAAGATCGAATGCAAAACGCGCTCACCTCACCCCCTCCATAGCCCCATATCCTCGGATGCACACCTACATGCTGTTACTCTCTTCCTCCCCAAAGATCTCAACGTTGAGCTCAAAATTGCCATCCCACTCTGAAGATCTAAAGCCCACGCACGGAATATCAGCTCAGGGGATCTTCCTAATCGGCAATGTCCGAAATCTAAACCCAAAGGTATCAAATTTTGAGGCCGAACTGTCCAATTCTGCTAGCTTCCCACTCCAAGGATCTAAACTTTGCAGCGCACCGCGGGGGGCGCCCGCGAGATCTGGGTGGCCCCGACGGAAGAGGGTGGACCGGCCGGTGTACCTTGCGCTTGATCTCGTGGATGGGGCTCTCGGCGTCCTCGACGTCGGGCAAGAAGGCCGGCGGCACGCGGCCCGGGTCgcgggagacggcgacggcgtagGTCGCGACGCaggcggcggccagcgcggTGAAGGCCACCGCGTTGGCCACCCCGGCCGCCGTGGCGAGCCCCAGCCACGCCGGGATCGCCAGGAACACCGCCGTGTAGTACACGTACCCGATCGCGGCGAGCACGGACAGTATCGGCACCGTCACGTACCCCGGCCGCcccgccatccccgccgccgccgcggcgccctcgCCTGCTGCTACCGCTCCTCTTCCCCCCGGCAGCGAGGGGAGGGCATTCGCGCGGCGTCCCGGGAGGAGAAGGCCTCGCGGCTCGCGGCTGCTGCTATAGCTGTTGTCGCTGGCGTTTGGCGGGGGGGCAAGGCAAGTGCGCGCGTTCCGGCGGGTAAAGGGTGTGCGTGTgattgcggcggcgacgaaggggaCGAGCTGGGTACAAGTCGAGAAGGTTGGTAAGGCGTGGACGTCCGGAACGAACGTGGTGCGGTGCGTCGtttgttcgttcgttcgttgtgGTTGCGGGGGAGACGTCCCACGCTCCAACCTTAGCGACGACCATAGTTGAAAAAACCGAACCGGCGATCGAACCGCCTCCTTGGGTCACCGGTCCAGCGGTTCAACCGCCGGTTCGCACGGTTCGAATGTTGTACCGGAAGTTATATTGTATGCATATTCTCTTCTTATCACTTGTGAAAGTTAGCTGGGTGTTGGATGCATGGGGCTTTCAGCCAGCCAACCAGCGTTCGAACCCCCATTCCATCCCTTTTTCTCTATTTTCAATAGTACACATGCACGCTCTGGTTCACGGTTCACATGAAAACCGGCCGGTTCAGGCAGTTTATTCCGGTTCAAATGCAGGGGCGGTCCTGACAGCAAACCGAGCCATCCAGACCTCTGGTTCTGGTTTATTCTGGTTCAACCGCCAGGCTATTTTCAATAGTACACATGCACGCTCTGGTTTTTTCCGGTTCAACCGCCAGGCTATTTTCAATAGTACACATGCATGCTCTAGTTCACGGTTCACATGAAAACTGGCCGGTTCAGGCAGTTTATTCCGGTTCAACTGCGCCATCCAGACCTCTGGTTGGTTTTTTCCGATTCACCGCTAGGCAGTTTATTCCGGTTCAAATGTAGGGGCGGTCTTTACAGCAAACCGAGTCGGCCGGTTCAGGCAGTTTATTCCGGTTCAAATGCAGGGGCGGTCTTTACAGCAAACCGAGCCATCTAGACCTCTGGTTCTGGTTTTTTCCGGTTCAACCGCTAGGCAGTTTATTCCGGTTCAAATGCAGGGGCGGTCTTTACAGCAAATCGAGCCATCCAGACCTCTGGTTCTGGTTTTTTCCGGTTCAACCGCCGGGCCGGTCCCGTTTTTTGTACTATGGCGACGACTCACTAGCGAACCATATGCTCGTGAGTCGGTATTTTTCATGGCACTCACTTTGTTACTTCCTTCTTATGTatccctaagagcaagtttaatagtatagcccactattaactccaaatcatctataaccaatataatagccaattcatacaatagttacttattatactattaatatatggttccacctgtcatacacacattacgtcttggagtccgtgttgcagctggctacagatctgtagcccgctgctcttctctctttttctttatctctttaaaatatgtttatagttgacttatagtctgctattgtacctgcttaaaaaaactcaaattagTCTGTAGATAAAATAAAACTAGGAAAATGCTAGTTTTTGAGTGACTGATATTTTTCCAAATCTTAGTCACGTGCTCCGAATGGAGAGGGAGTCGTCTTTAATCTCTAGCATGACATCGGGTGAAAACTCACCAATGAATGCAACTTTCAGGTAATAACGACTATATAAGAGCACGGGCAGTGACGGATCTTGAAACATTTTAGAGCTCGAGCAAACACATATATGAACAATTATACACTATGTTAATCACTGAAAGGTATTGTAATGGTGCGATCTGCCTGTGAGCCCGGGGCGCCGTCTTGGATCCGCCACTGAACATAGGAATACTTAGAATTTAAGGTTTTAAAGTAAAAGTTAGGGGAGGAGGGTTTTCCCTTATACACAGGGATGGTCATTGGTGGTGGAGGACCAGCGTGGGTGGACACTCAGATCACTATTTACCATTGTAACTTTTTTAGCTCATGATACACATGGCATGCTTGTATTCTTGAGTTGAGTCTTAGGTTCTATTCTTGAGTTGATGTTTCCAACTTCATCTCCTTTTGTTTCCCGTGTGTATGcatcccaaactactaaatggtatgttctttaaaaaaaatctataaaaaagttGCTATAGAAAACATATGGAcccatttttatgtttttttagcaaataattaattaatgatgtGCCTATGcgtgcttcgttttgcgtgtcgAAGAGGAGTTCCCAGCCCATCCtcccaaacacacccttagggtctgtttggtagagctccgaCTGTAAAGTTAACTCCAAGAGTTAGGTCTAGAATAAAATGAAATAACCTATACCATatcacctctctagttcatttggTGATAGCACTCTAGCCCGCTTCGCTCCCTTTTAGGTGAAGCTAAAACTGTTTAGATGGGCTCTAGCTTGATAAATGTGAagttggagttggagctctgccaaaaaaatattatattacacATGGTCTAACTCGCGACACCACTCCCCTCTCCAGTGTGTCCAAGATTTTTAATGGCTCAACTACACTCACTATGGGCTATGGCAAGTCACTAGTGATGTGGTGTATTTGTTACAATGTGTTTAGGAGACCGGTTGTCCATTGTCACGAGGTCTTACATCCATTTCCAACATACTTGTAGAATGTGTATCGATCTTAAGTCACATTCAATATCCAAAACTTGAGTTTCGAGTCTCATAGGCCTATGGTTGCACCGCGTCTTCTCGTCACTTTCCCCATCTCAACCATAGTAAACCCCATCTTCCCTTggcccctcttcctcctcttctccagtAGCTTGTCGTTGATGGAGGAAGGAAGAGGGGTCCACCCTCATCATCTCTCTAGTAGTAGTCGTCTTAGTCGAGATTTCCCATTATGTTGGTATTTCTTCACTATTCTTTTGGTTCCCGAGGCGATCGTTAGCATCGGCCTCCCTTGTCCTGGTGCTAAGGAGAGCTTCGCTGGCTTCAACACTAGTTATGTCTTGTCTTGCAGCGGGACCCCTGTTCCGTGTCATCACTTCGGACTCCTCCATATCTAGATCAGCCTCCACCAGATATGCGGTGTTGATGGTAGCACCAGCCTTCAACTTCTTCGCTGACAAGCTTTCCCTAGGGATGGAGGTTATCTTCTCTAGTTCCAACAGCTAGTCCTCTCAAGACGTCTTAGGTCTTCACGGACGGCTGAGGTGACTCCAACATCCCGCTCGCAGAGGCCCCAATTAGGCACGCCTCTTGGTTACTACTAGGGTTGAAACTGGTTCGTATAGTTTTCGTTCGTCCGGACCAAttttcggattcggatagtttcggtcggaactatccg
Proteins encoded in this window:
- the LOC127782895 gene encoding probable protein S-acyltransferase 16; translation: MAGRPGYVTVPILSVLAAIGYVYYTAVFLAIPAWLGLATAAGVANAVAFTALAAACVATYAVAVSRDPGRVPPAFLPDVEDAESPIHEIKRKGGDLRYCQKCSHYKPPRAHHCRVCKRCVLRMDHHCIWINNCVGHENYKIFLVFVLYAVVASLYSLVLVIGGAVHSLPKNEQLGSDSSRTSIIICGVFLCPLALALSILLGWHVYLIFHNKTTIEYHEGVRAMWLAEKAGNLYHHPYDLGVYENLVSVLGPNALCWLCPISRNTGNGIRFRTSYDIPLSTPPI